One window from the genome of Podospora pseudocomata strain CBS 415.72m chromosome 6, whole genome shotgun sequence encodes:
- a CDS encoding hypothetical protein (COG:S; EggNog:ENOG503P830) — protein sequence MLTLREATVADSPRIGVIGRDSFGPTLSRILFPAHLHHLARTDAATEEAEWRAARNTRRIKDGKKTYVVVDKLEDGSEQIVGYAQWETPDSLPPTAKPQTASETEVDVLPPSLDQDALKEIFGLMEVVTEQTLGKEGHSQMWYLMILGVDPTQKRRGIGKMLVKHGLEQAAREKRDAFLIATPEGKYLYSRLGFEQVGEEIALGDVAHYAMLWKRPREEGEEVLN from the exons ATGCTGACCCTCCGTGAAGCCACCGTCGCCGATTCCCCGCGCATCGGCGTCATCGGCCGCGACTCGTTCGGGCCCACCCTCTCCCGGATTTTATTCCCGGCGCATTTGCACCACCTCGCCCGCACCGATGCTGCAACGGAGGAGGCCGAGTGGAGGGCTGCCCGCAACACCAGGCGGAtcaaggacggcaagaaaACCTATGTTGTTGTCGACAAGCTGGAAGATGGCAGTGAGCAGATTGTGGGATATGCCCAGTGGGAGACCCCAGACTCCCTCCCACCGACAGCCAAACCCCAGACTGCAAGCGAAACAGAGGTTGACGTGCTGCCGCCTTCGCTGGACCAGGATGCTCTGAAAGAAATCTTCGGGCtcatggaggtggtgactgaGCAAACACTGGGGAAAGAAGGGCACAGCCAGATGTGGT ACTTGATGATTCTCGGCGTGGATCCCACTCAAAAGCGCAGAGGAATTGGCAAGATGCTGGTGAAGCATGGCCTGGAGCAGGCCGCCAGGGAGAAGCGAGACGCCTTCCTGATTGCTACCCCCGAGGGCAAGTATCTCTACTCACGGCTCGGGTTTGAGCAAGTCGGGGAAGAGATCGCCCTGGGTGACGTGGCGCATTACGCGATGCTCTGGAAGAGGCCGcgcgaggagggtgaggaggtgttgaacTGA
- a CDS encoding hypothetical protein (EggNog:ENOG503P2UY; COG:Q) produces the protein MGRFCITGSSDGLGARTANKLISQGHTVILHARNAQRAEDARKACPGAETVLIADLSSIEETKQLAKEASELGPYEAVIHNAGVYTGMEKVPGKSGLPTLFTVNTLAPYILTALMGPGAQKRLVFVSSELHAGGRPRLGDSEDIKKSGYGDSKLHNVILAKAFARVWQTKAYSVHPGWVPTKMGGANATGDMQLAVDTFVWVATGGQTDGKGENEDERWTPGGYFTALREEEPSKTANDQSVQDGLLAALETISGVKVSV, from the coding sequence aTGGGCCGATTCTGCATCACGGGGTCCTCAGATGGCCTCGGCGCCCGCACCGCCAACAAACTAATCTCGCAGGGGCACACTGTCATCCTCCACGCCCGCAACGCTCAACGTGCCGAAGATGCACGCAAGGCTTGTCCCGGCGCAGAAACAGTGCTGATTGCCGATTTATCGTCCATTGAAGAGACCAAGCAGCTTGCCAAAGAAGCATCGGAATTGGGGCCGTACGAGGCCGTCATCCACAACGCAGGCGTCTACACGGGCATGGAAAAGGTCCCTGGAAAGTCTGGGCTGCCGACActgttcactgtcaacacaCTTGCCCCTTACATCCTCACTGCTCTCATGGGACCCGGCGCGCAAAAGAGGCTGGTTTTTGTCAGCAGCGAGCTTCACGCCGGCGGTAGGCCCCGGCTGGGCGACTCcgaggacatcaagaagAGCGGGTACGGCGACAGCAAGCTTCACAATGTCATCTTGGCAAAGGCGTTTGCCAGGGTTTGGCAGACAAAAGCGTATAGCGTTCACCCGGGCTGGGTTCCTACAAAGATGGGGGGCGCGAACGCGACGGGTGATATGCAACTGGCGGTCGACACGTTTGTCTGGGTGGCCACTGGCGGTCAGAcggatgggaaaggggagaaTGAGGACGAGAGGTGGACCCCAGGCGGGTATTTCACcgcgttgagggaggaggaaccgTCCAAGACTGCCAATGACCAGTCGGTGCAAGACGGGCTGCTTGCGGCGCTGGAGACGATCTCGGGGGTGAAAGTGAGCGTATAG
- a CDS encoding hypothetical protein (EggNog:ENOG503P8BY), whose amino-acid sequence MKEPENCIKGATSSVSILHNHPHHQQLSKHHLACSSFENPLATVHYITLRLPTINMKFQLLTTAAAFFVATVTAIPAPYDNHGLLPDTDDFENDAGVPAVLEARAQAPATWAANFNFTRDFDFPLDHLFAEIERIPDDILEKGDEVLHQWLVANGDREPETALKRDTDYVDAVEENLSLFERGELAARASLWKIAKCVAAIVQLLATTAVPAAKLLRIKKYIKALGGAKQAVKLMLGATTKAEKLKAGGEILVNLSAELLGISTVKNNCF is encoded by the coding sequence ATGAAAGAGCCAGAAAATTGTATAAAGGGGGCCACTTCATCCGTGTCTATTCTCCATaatcaccctcatcatcaacagcttTCAAAGCACCATCTAGCTTGCTCATCCTTCGAAAACCCTTTAGCAACAGTCCACTACATTACTCTCAGACTTCCAACCATCAACATGAAGTTCCAACTCCTCACCACTGCTGCCGCTTTCTTTGTGGCCACTGTCACCGCCATTCCCGCCCCCTATGACAATCATGGCCTTCTCCCTGACACCGACGACTTTGAGAACGACGCGGGTGTCCCTGCCGTTCTGGAAGCTCGCGCACAGGCCCCTGCCACCTGGGCAGCCAACTTCAACTTCACTCGCGACTTCGACTTCCCCCTCGACCACCTCTTTGCCGAGATCGAGCGCATTCCCGACGACATCCTCGAGAAGGGAGATGAAGTGCTCCACCAGTGGCTCGTTGCCAACGGAGACCGTGAGCCCGAAACGGCTCTCAAGCGGGACACCGATTATGTTGATGCCGTTGAGGAGAACTTGAGCCTCTTCGAGAGGGGTGAGCTCGCCGCCAGGGCCTCGCTGTGGAAGATTGCCAAATGTGTTGCCGCCATTGTTCAACTCCTGGCCACCACTGCTGTGCCTGCTGCCAAGCTGCTCAGGATCAAGAAGTACATCAAGGCGCTTGGGGGTGCGAAGCAGGCTGTTAAGCTCATGTTGGgagccaccaccaaggccgagaagTTGAAGGCTGGTGGCGAAATCTTGGTCAACTTGAGTGCCGAGCTGTTGGGTATCAGTACTGTCAAGAACAACTGCTTCTGA
- a CDS encoding hypothetical protein (EggNog:ENOG503NY8Y): protein MRAKAIQTTKWGTACAQCASAKAKCSGRLTWLLTRILGLHVQMRAPAEAMYRSSPSSSQDSSASTVSPDHLPGSLREPSFFLTFHTLSRPTAGLGEPSFDSLVSTPENPPSPSAVDLGADFASCSSSSVRSHTSAATPMGSLDVRPSLIRTSSMQSQQSVQHESYFFTASPPHCLNQQHLNPLFIEGREDLDDLLLNRYRTCLMPAHPFVLIPDHVSASMLVTHRPFLMLAIRVVAGFEGLHSVQGQMQHIMDHVADRMFRQAERSIDLLMGIVVVLGWYHYHCMRHSQLNNLLCLAESLVSDLGINKRPQVQNEGRMTDEKRLLLGVWYLRSSAAMYLQQLTSMPFTSYMRQCLVELDEEEDHDLDEILVYCIKLQYLTERVAVLKTPQPDLPEQQNRERGTAIASSQEYLDKVMREMPSELKTNYTNTQIRAWFEGWVQGIPAQAYRTLPSNLVFQLLYAVGSLLRSHGAASQPPPSSSTRGDAEVIVILDRLVALCFANFIGGQPQPDMTHFWEALGERHERVCSPSPSVSEHGDDSNGPLTATPATWEQQYRHGSNVFTPPSRVGSAAPDPKLEAVDVDQYQVASLPMMTSNQLHPQSQWDSQTTQTGWDHHTATPQGQMLMVPGAEGVVNPQLWGQDQGTGAYHHSDGGYFMG from the exons ATGCGTGCAAAGGCCATCCAGACAACCAAGTGGGGGACGGCATGTGCTCAGTGCGCTTCAGCGAAGGCAAAGTGCTCTGGACG GCTTACTTGGTTGCTAACTCGTATTCTCGGACTACATGTACAGATGCGAGCGCCTGCTGAAGCAATGTACCGATCAAGTCCATCGTCCTCGCAAGACTCGTCAGCCTCGACAGTAAGCCCCGACCACTTGCCTGGTAGCCTCAGAGagccttctttttttttgacaTTTCATACCTTATCTAGACCGACTGCAGGTTTAGGAGAGCCCAGCTTCGACTCTCTTGTCTCTACGCCAGAAAATCCTCCATCACCGTCCGCAGTCGATCTGGGAGCAGACTTTGCTTCATGttcgtcatcatcagtcCGGAGTCACACTTCGGCAGCCACACCCATGGGCTCTCTGGATGTCAGACCGTCCTTGATACGGACCTCATCAATGCAAAGCCAGCAATCAGTTCAGCACGAATCATACTTTTTTACAGCCAGTCCACCTCACTGCTTGAATCAACAACACCTGAACCCGCTGTTCATTGAAGGGCGAGAGGATCTTGATGACCTGCTATTGAATCGATACCGAACCTGCTTGATGCCGGCACATCCGTTCGTTTTGATTCCCGACCATGTCTCAGCCTCGATGCTGGTAACCCATCGACCCTTTTTGATGCTTGCCATTCGAGTGGTGGCCGGGTTTGAGGGACTGCATTCGGTACAAGGCCAGATGCAGCATATTATGGACCATGTGGCCGACCGCATGTTTCGACAAGCCGAAAGGTCCATTGATCTTCTGATGggcattgttgttgtgttggggTGGTATCACTACCATTGCATGCGACACAGCCAGCTAAACAATCTGCTATGTTTAGCCGAGAGCCTGGTCAGCGATCTTGGCATCAACAAGAGGCCCCAGGTACAAAACGAGGGGAGAATGACAGATGAGAAGAGGCTGCTTTTGGGGGTATGGTATCTGAGAAGCTC AGCGGCAATGTATCTCCAGCAACTAACCTCGATGCCCTTCACCTCTTACATGCGCCAGTGCCTGGTGGAGttggatgaagaagaagaccacgACCTGGACGAGATTCTGGTGTACTGCATCAAACTGCAGTATCTGACCGAGCGGGTGGCAGTTCTCAAGACTCCCCAACCAGACCTCCCTGAGCAACAGAACCGAGAAAGGGGCACCGCAATTGCGTCGTCACAGGAATATCTGGACAAGGTGATGAGAGAAATGCCCTCGGAGCTTAAAACAAACT ACACCAACACACAGATTAGAGCCTGGTTTGAGGGGTGGGTGCAAGGCATCCCGGCCCAGGCCTACCGCACACTACCTTCGAACTTGGTTTTTCAGCTGCTCTATGCAGTGGGGTCGTTGCTACGGTCCCATGGCGCCGCttcccaaccacctccaagcTCGTCAACCAGAGGCGACGCAGAGGTCATTGTGATTTTGGACCGCCTAGTAGCGCTGTGCTTCGCCAACTTTATTGGGGGTCAACCGCAGCCGGACATGACACATTTTTGGGAAGCGTTAGGTGAGCGACACGAGAGGGTGtgctccccttccccatcagTCTCTGAGCATGGAGATGATTCCAACGGACCATTGACAGCCACACCTGCTACCTGGGAACAACAATATCGCCATGGCAGCAACGTCTTTACGCCGCCATCCAGGGTTGGATCGGCAGCACCAGACCCCAAGCTGGAGGCAGTCGATGTCGACCAATATCAGGTGGCATCACTCCCCATGATGACTAGCAACCAACTCCATCCACAGAGTCAATGGGACTCACAGACAACCCAAACAGGGTGGGATCACCATACAGCGACGCCACAAGGCCAGATGTTGATGGTTCCCGGAGCCGAAGGAGTGGTAAATCCACAACTTTGGGGGCAGGATCAAGGAACGGGCGCATATCACCATTCCGACGGGGGTTACTTTATGGGTTGA
- the AQY1 gene encoding Aquaporin-1 (EggNog:ENOG503NV37; COG:P) yields MPRSRFLSYASNVNGHNSHNNNDDDISNVNARPTNTMNHTNTMTLPMLSKPASTRNNITAFLGEFVGTFLFLFFSFAGTQIAVNSGPAQLESGTDIAVPNTQNLMFIALVFGLSLMANVWAFYRVTGGLFNPSVTLALFLVGGLSAVRSIIVVVAQLLAGMAAAGVVSALFPGPMDVETTLGGGANVAQGLFIEMFLTAELVFVVIMVAAEKHKSTYLAPVAIGMAFFLAELVGVYFTGGSLNFARSLGPAVVNRSFPGYFWIYFLGPILGSLLASGFYALLKYLRWKECNPGQDVDDEEKLKFDTARVQEKERYGSVADGHATPRETVTPPNGAASPGGTTVADSPTAPRA; encoded by the exons atgCCTCGCAGTCGTTTTCTATCGTACGCTTCCAACGTCAACGGGCACAActctcacaacaacaacgacgacgacatctCAAACGTCAACGCGAGGCCCACCAACACAATGAATCACACCAACACTATGACGCTGCCGATGCTGTCCAAGCCGGCCAGCACACgcaacaacatcacggcTTTCCTGGGAGAGTTTGTCGGAACCTTCTTGTTTctgttcttttcctttgccgGTACCCAGATTGCCGTCAATTCAGGTCCTGCCCAGCTCGAGTCCGGTACCGATATTGCCGTTCCCAACACCCAGAACCTCATGTTTATCGCCTTGGTGTTCGGTCTGAGTCTGATGGCGAACGTGTGGGCTTTCTACCGTGTCACAGGGGGGCTCTTCAACCCCAGCGTCACGCTCGCTCTGTTtctggttggtggtttgtCAGCAGTCCGCAGCATCATCGTCGTGGTTGCCCAGCTGCTCGCCGGTATGGCTGCCGCTGGTGTTGTCTCGGCTTTGTTCCCCGGGCCCATGGATGTCGAGACGACgcttggagggggtgccAACGTTGCCCAGGGCCTCTTTATTGAAATGTTTCTCACGGCCGAGCTGGTGTTTGTCGTCATCATGGTGGCGGCCGAGAAGCACAAGAGCACCTATCTGGCACCAGTCGCTATTGGAATGGCCTTCTTCCTTGCCGAGCTGGTTG GCGTATACTTCACCGGCGGCTCTCTCAACTTTGCCCGCTCCCTCGGACCAGCGGTGGTCAACCGGAGCTTCCCAGGTTATTTCTGGATCTACTTCCTGGGCCCCATCCTGGGCTCGCTGCTGGCCTCAGGATTCTATGCGCTGCTCAAGTACCTCCGGTGGAAGGAGTGCAACCCCGGCCAGGAtgtcgatgacgaggagaagctcaagttTGACACGGCCAGGGTACAGGAGAAGGAACGCTATGGAAGCGTTGCCGACGGACATGCCACACCCCGCGAGACAGTGACGCCGCCTAATGGAGCTGCGTCACCTGGCGGGACGACTGTGGCCGATTCCCCCACGGCACCGCGCGCATGA